From the genome of Yersinia enterocolitica, one region includes:
- a CDS encoding TIGR00156 family protein, with translation MKKLTLAAALVMLCSTPLLAQSATAQGGFDGPAATQTQPTTQGGFSGPSATNTTVDKVKTMRDDTHVTLQGNIVERLGHDTYTFRDNTGTITVDIDNKRWNGQTISPQDKVQIEGEVDKDWNSVEVDVKSITKIK, from the coding sequence ATGAAGAAATTAACCTTAGCGGCAGCCTTGGTTATGTTATGCAGCACGCCATTGCTGGCACAGAGTGCCACAGCACAAGGGGGCTTCGATGGCCCGGCAGCAACACAGACACAACCGACGACTCAGGGCGGATTCTCGGGTCCAAGTGCGACCAATACTACGGTAGATAAAGTCAAAACCATGCGTGATGACACCCATGTCACTCTGCAAGGGAATATTGTCGAGCGCCTTGGCCACGATACTTACACCTTCCGCGACAACACCGGTACCATTACCGTTGATATTGATAACAAGCGCTGGAACGGTCAAACCATCTCGCCACAAGATAAAGTCCAAATCGAAGGCGAAGTTGATAAAGACTGGAACTCGGTAGAAGTTGATGTGAAAAGTATTACCAAGATTAAGTAA
- the cysW gene encoding sulfate ABC transporter permease subunit CysW encodes MADITEFNGVARPPINWGKWTLIAIGAVFSFLLLVIPMVWIFITAFSKGIAVVGQNLLDPDMLHAIWLTVLVALITVPVNLVFGVVLAWLVTRFVFPGRQLLMTLIDIPFAVSPVVAGLMYLLFYGSNGVVGGWLDSHDIQLMFSWPGMVLVTIFVTCPFVVRELVPVMMSQGSQEDEAAVLLGASGWQMFRRVTLPNIRWALLYGVVLTNARAIGEFGAVSVVSGSIRGETYTLPLQVELLHQDYNTAGAFTAAALLTLMAILTLFLKSGLQWRLARQVVRLEQEQKHEH; translated from the coding sequence ATGGCTGATATCACTGAATTTAACGGCGTAGCTCGCCCACCCATCAATTGGGGTAAATGGACCCTGATCGCCATCGGCGCGGTGTTCTCATTTTTACTGTTAGTGATCCCGATGGTGTGGATCTTTATCACTGCTTTTTCCAAAGGGATAGCGGTGGTCGGGCAGAATTTATTAGACCCGGACATGTTGCATGCCATTTGGCTGACAGTGCTGGTGGCACTGATTACGGTGCCGGTGAATTTGGTGTTTGGTGTGGTACTGGCATGGTTGGTGACGCGGTTTGTATTTCCCGGCCGCCAGCTATTGATGACCCTAATTGATATTCCGTTTGCGGTCTCACCGGTAGTCGCCGGCCTGATGTATCTGCTGTTTTACGGTTCAAATGGTGTGGTGGGGGGCTGGTTAGATTCTCACGACATTCAATTGATGTTCTCGTGGCCCGGTATGGTGTTGGTCACCATTTTCGTCACCTGCCCATTTGTGGTGCGTGAACTGGTGCCGGTGATGATGAGTCAGGGCAGCCAGGAAGATGAAGCCGCAGTATTACTGGGTGCATCCGGCTGGCAGATGTTCCGCCGGGTAACGTTACCGAACATTCGCTGGGCATTATTGTATGGCGTGGTGTTGACCAATGCCCGCGCCATTGGCGAGTTCGGGGCAGTCTCGGTGGTATCCGGTTCTATTCGTGGCGAAACCTACACCTTGCCACTGCAAGTTGAGTTGTTGCATCAGGATTACAATACTGCCGGGGCATTTACCGCCGCGGCGTTACTGACCCTGATGGCAATATTGACCCTTTTTCTGAAAAGCGGCCTGCAATGGCGCTTAGCGCGTCAGGTTGTTCGTCTCGAACAGGAGCAAAAGCATGAGCATTGA
- a CDS encoding DUF3427 domain-containing protein: MNNIQTSDSLVVGQVYTRNDLKKLFNITDATINTGIFQPKNHTSIWLFITEDKTTDRTQYHDLLEEDTLSMQGQTSGRKDDLIISHMKNGLEIILFYRKRKYEFDKAGFRYEGNFSYKSHSGEKPATFLLNRVNNKKFKHGNKRTWELALDAITSLGGSTAQQDILKCISTQHSDYIPSNLVPDLTMLSVNQNSRINFSQNVNPRRTDSNNQFDRLFKLGSGVNAKYELYDPTVQGVWEIYLESENNKLAVRSLNDAMTAKAIEHAQKEAEASHVFDATSVEDQRKKVLSNIVRRQGQPAFRKALLEAYEGKCAITGCALTELLEAAHIHPYKGTHTNVVSNGLLLRADIHTLFDLGLINIDPDSFNVHISEKLVGTDYEYLQNVRIRSPNKKIDAPSYDALIWRLYLKNQIR; encoded by the coding sequence ATGAATAATATTCAAACATCAGATAGCTTAGTTGTTGGCCAGGTCTATACAAGAAATGATCTCAAAAAGCTTTTTAATATTACAGATGCGACAATCAATACTGGGATTTTTCAGCCCAAAAATCATACATCTATATGGTTATTTATCACAGAAGACAAGACAACTGACCGAACCCAGTATCATGATTTATTGGAAGAAGATACTCTTTCCATGCAAGGACAAACTAGTGGGCGTAAAGATGATCTCATCATATCCCATATGAAGAATGGACTCGAAATCATCCTATTCTATCGAAAAAGAAAATATGAGTTCGATAAAGCGGGCTTTCGCTATGAAGGTAATTTCTCCTATAAATCACATTCAGGTGAAAAACCTGCTACATTTTTGCTTAACCGTGTTAACAATAAAAAATTTAAGCATGGAAACAAACGCACCTGGGAATTAGCCCTCGATGCAATCACTTCCCTAGGTGGAAGTACTGCTCAGCAAGATATACTAAAGTGCATTAGTACTCAGCATTCAGATTATATCCCATCCAATCTAGTACCTGATTTAACTATGCTATCAGTCAATCAAAATTCTAGAATAAATTTCTCTCAAAATGTTAATCCTAGACGAACTGATAGCAATAACCAATTTGATAGATTATTTAAATTAGGCTCTGGGGTAAATGCTAAATATGAGCTTTACGACCCCACTGTACAGGGTGTCTGGGAGATTTATCTAGAATCTGAAAACAACAAACTCGCTGTTCGTTCACTTAATGATGCAATGACAGCAAAAGCAATAGAACACGCGCAGAAAGAAGCAGAAGCAAGTCATGTATTTGATGCAACAAGTGTTGAAGATCAAAGAAAAAAAGTCCTCAGCAACATCGTGCGTAGGCAAGGGCAACCCGCATTTAGAAAGGCTCTACTAGAAGCATATGAAGGGAAATGCGCCATTACTGGCTGTGCCCTGACTGAACTTCTTGAGGCAGCCCATATACATCCGTATAAAGGAACACATACGAACGTTGTGTCAAACGGTTTGCTGCTTCGAGCAGATATACATACTCTTTTTGATTTAGGATTGATTAATATTGATCCAGATAGTTTTAATGTGCATATATCTGAAAAACTAGTCGGAACAGATTATGAGTATTTACAAAATGTTCGAATTAGGTCGCCGAATAAAAAGATAGATGCCCCTAGTTATGATGCATTGATATGGCGTTTATATTTAAAAAATCAAATAAGATAA
- a CDS encoding sulfate ABC transporter substrate-binding protein, translated as MKQTSVKNGTRKGWHRVALLSALIFGSATASATELLNSSYDVSRELFTALNPGFQQQWEQQNPGDKLTIKQSHAGSSKQALAILQGLKADVVTYNQVTDVQILHDRGNLIPADWQARLPNNSSPFYSTMAFLVRKGNPKNIHNWDDLVREDVKLVFPNPKTSGNGRYTYLAAWGATQQANGKDEAKTRDWMKRFLTNVVVFDTGGRGATTTFVERGLGDVLISFESEVNNIRKEYGSDKYEVIVPPVDILAEFPVAWVDKNVEKNGTEKAAKAYLNYLYSPPAQQVITSFNYRVYDKAAMEAAKSQFPQTKLFRVEDQFGSWPQVMSTHFVTGGVLDKLLAQGHQ; from the coding sequence ATGAAACAGACTTCAGTGAAGAACGGTACACGTAAAGGATGGCACCGTGTTGCCTTATTAAGCGCGTTAATTTTCGGCAGTGCAACTGCCTCTGCTACTGAGTTGCTTAACAGCTCTTATGATGTTTCCCGCGAGTTATTCACGGCCCTCAATCCCGGCTTCCAGCAACAGTGGGAGCAGCAAAATCCCGGCGACAAGCTGACCATCAAACAATCTCATGCTGGGTCGTCTAAACAGGCACTGGCTATCTTACAGGGCTTGAAAGCAGATGTGGTGACTTATAACCAAGTCACCGATGTGCAGATCCTACATGACCGGGGCAATCTGATCCCGGCCGACTGGCAGGCGCGGTTACCTAATAACAGCTCACCGTTTTATTCCACCATGGCATTCCTAGTACGTAAGGGTAATCCAAAGAATATCCACAACTGGGATGATCTGGTGCGTGAAGACGTCAAACTGGTGTTCCCGAATCCAAAAACTTCCGGTAATGGCCGTTACACCTATCTGGCGGCATGGGGTGCTACCCAACAAGCGAATGGTAAGGATGAGGCTAAAACCCGCGACTGGATGAAGCGTTTCCTGACCAATGTAGTGGTGTTTGATACTGGTGGCCGTGGTGCTACCACCACCTTCGTTGAACGCGGGTTGGGTGATGTACTGATCAGTTTTGAATCGGAAGTTAACAATATCCGTAAAGAGTATGGCAGTGATAAATACGAAGTAATTGTCCCGCCGGTAGATATTTTGGCTGAATTCCCGGTGGCCTGGGTGGATAAAAATGTCGAGAAGAATGGCACTGAGAAAGCGGCTAAAGCTTATCTCAACTATCTCTACAGTCCGCCAGCACAGCAAGTGATCACCAGCTTTAATTATCGGGTTTACGACAAAGCGGCAATGGAAGCGGCCAAGTCTCAATTCCCACAAACCAAACTATTCCGTGTTGAAGATCAATTCGGTAGCTGGCCGCAGGTGATGAGTACCCATTTCGTGACTGGCGGCGTGCTGGATAAATTGTTAGCGCAAGGGCATCAGTAA
- a CDS encoding transcriptional regulator: MDTISREPTTVAVMLVEEFMNPTNISQLMLAEGLGLSIERVRAICEGTDRINAKEISLLAAFFDTNPEFWFNVQDNHERWVLRNKKTSV; encoded by the coding sequence ATGGATACTATTTCACGAGAGCCGACAACTGTAGCTGTCATGCTGGTTGAGGAGTTTATGAATCCAACCAATATTAGTCAGCTTATGCTTGCTGAAGGGCTTGGACTTTCTATTGAGCGGGTTAGGGCGATCTGTGAAGGAACTGATCGGATAAATGCTAAGGAAATATCTCTACTAGCAGCATTCTTCGATACAAATCCCGAGTTTTGGTTTAACGTTCAGGATAACCATGAGCGGTGGGTATTACGAAATAAAAAAACCAGCGTCTGA
- a CDS encoding plasmid stabilization protein codes for MSHINAKPIGIDAYLIHKDKIARLDKNNIKQNDRTLSLPNIGESYRIMPNHIARSSLFAPVNSKNNLVYAGTTLVSRVDAVIKFWGEQLDESQADVWMQAMYEASKHSLGEPIVISRSKFLRAIGRNTSGANYEWLHRSMLCLEQAMFSIETNRFATGSQSPLHMIDKFEYDNEIKSHIFQIDPRWIRMYYNNEFSLINWNQRLSFFHNQDIAKALQRLISTSNEQQQKHSLEWLKSKLIYTGRLRDFKNSIEKAGAELKRVGIISDFCIEAGSKGKLQVSMTRLKQS; via the coding sequence GTGAGCCATATCAACGCTAAGCCTATAGGTATCGATGCTTATCTTATTCATAAAGATAAAATCGCACGGCTAGATAAAAATAATATAAAACAGAATGATAGAACGCTATCTCTACCAAATATCGGCGAGTCATATCGAATAATGCCGAATCATATCGCTCGTTCAAGCCTGTTTGCGCCAGTTAATTCAAAAAATAATCTAGTGTATGCGGGTACCACACTTGTCAGCCGCGTTGATGCTGTTATTAAATTTTGGGGAGAGCAACTTGATGAATCCCAAGCTGATGTATGGATGCAAGCTATGTATGAAGCCTCAAAGCACTCATTAGGCGAACCCATTGTAATCAGTCGCTCAAAATTCCTACGCGCTATAGGTCGCAATACCAGCGGTGCAAACTATGAATGGTTACACCGAAGCATGCTATGTCTTGAACAAGCAATGTTTTCTATCGAAACCAATAGGTTCGCGACGGGTTCACAATCTCCTTTACATATGATTGATAAATTTGAATACGACAATGAGATTAAATCTCATATATTTCAAATAGATCCACGCTGGATAAGAATGTACTACAACAACGAATTCTCCTTAATTAATTGGAACCAACGCCTTAGCTTTTTCCACAATCAAGATATAGCGAAGGCTTTGCAACGACTCATTTCAACCTCAAATGAACAGCAGCAAAAACACTCACTTGAATGGTTGAAAAGCAAACTAATTTATACTGGGCGGCTCAGAGACTTTAAAAATTCAATTGAGAAGGCTGGTGCTGAACTAAAACGTGTCGGCATCATCTCAGACTTCTGTATTGAAGCCGGTAGCAAGGGAAAACTTCAGGTCAGCATGACTAGATTGAAGCAATCATAA
- the trbL gene encoding P-type conjugative transfer protein TrbL: MKVKICSKWMLALASFLMWYSVNATAAIDNSGIMNTVLDRFQSAASGWGAVMVQYASWLFWGMALLSMVWTFGMMALRKADIQEFFAEALRFLSATGFFFWILVNAPSIAMSIIKSTQMIGAEAAGLGSQLQPYAIVDMGFDILFRAFDQSTFWAPVDATCAILFSLATLLILTLIGVQMLLLLVTSWILAYAGIFLLGFGGSRWTSDIAINYYKTVVGVGIQLMMMILLVGIGKTFLDEYYVKLSDTISLKEMAVMLVVTVILYALINKIPTLLAGIVGAGAIQSGIGTFGAGAVMGAASMAAAAVSTAASGAMSAATSAAGGTSALQAAFESAQQSIDAGSSPSGEGRSSSGGSFSEAMGRTGSFAKSMGSSLADAARDIAQEKAGAIKDSIQERVSETTGGKMAYSIRESSGMNNGNDSSQFDGDGLGAGNNAGSRASAPETDEEMIDNFVNKTPRDDS; this comes from the coding sequence ATGAAAGTGAAAATATGTTCTAAATGGATGTTAGCGTTAGCCAGTTTCCTCATGTGGTATTCCGTTAACGCCACAGCAGCAATTGATAACTCAGGGATAATGAATACGGTATTAGACCGCTTTCAGAGCGCGGCCAGTGGTTGGGGGGCTGTCATGGTTCAATACGCTTCATGGTTATTCTGGGGAATGGCTTTATTAAGCATGGTTTGGACTTTTGGCATGATGGCATTAAGAAAAGCAGATATTCAGGAGTTCTTCGCAGAAGCATTACGTTTTCTGTCCGCCACTGGCTTCTTTTTCTGGATATTGGTTAATGCCCCTTCGATAGCAATGTCGATCATTAAATCGACTCAAATGATCGGAGCTGAAGCCGCTGGCTTAGGTAGCCAACTACAGCCCTACGCTATTGTTGATATGGGGTTTGATATTCTCTTTCGTGCGTTTGATCAGTCAACTTTTTGGGCACCAGTCGATGCAACCTGCGCCATTCTTTTCTCGCTAGCCACATTACTGATTTTAACGCTGATAGGTGTACAAATGCTGCTACTGCTCGTGACCAGTTGGATACTTGCATACGCAGGTATTTTTCTACTGGGTTTCGGTGGTAGTCGGTGGACATCAGATATCGCCATTAACTACTACAAAACAGTCGTGGGAGTCGGGATACAGCTAATGATGATGATTTTACTGGTTGGTATTGGCAAAACATTTCTGGATGAATATTACGTCAAGTTGAGTGATACCATCAGTTTAAAAGAAATGGCCGTAATGCTGGTTGTCACGGTCATTTTATATGCGCTCATCAATAAAATCCCAACGCTACTGGCTGGGATAGTCGGCGCAGGTGCGATACAAAGTGGTATCGGCACTTTTGGGGCCGGGGCTGTAATGGGAGCCGCAAGCATGGCCGCTGCCGCAGTTTCTACAGCTGCATCAGGTGCAATGTCGGCAGCAACCAGTGCCGCAGGTGGCACATCAGCGCTTCAGGCAGCATTTGAATCAGCGCAACAAAGCATTGACGCTGGTAGTAGCCCTAGTGGAGAAGGACGTAGCTCTTCAGGTGGCAGCTTTTCAGAAGCAATGGGAAGAACGGGCAGTTTTGCTAAGTCGATGGGATCAAGCCTTGCCGATGCTGCCCGTGATATTGCTCAAGAAAAAGCTGGAGCTATAAAAGACTCTATTCAGGAAAGAGTCTCTGAAACCACTGGTGGAAAAATGGCTTACTCGATCCGTGAAAGTAGCGGAATGAATAATGGAAATGATAGCAGTCAATTTGATGGTGATGGTCTAGGGGCTGGAAACAATGCGGGAAGTCGCGCTTCTGCACCAGAAACCGACGAAGAAATGATCGATAACTTTGTTAATAAAACGCCAAGGGATGATAGCTAA
- the trbK gene encoding entry exclusion lipoprotein TrbK, producing MLMPPVPQLLQIGKPSKQLLPFIYAEAHLRKAPLEAGEDNTMIIKIGFAVAVLVLSGCDNSKNNQSCSDVRHMEDSPQRRELASKCLRKGEFKKSPSQSW from the coding sequence ATGCTGATGCCACCCGTTCCGCAGTTATTACAGATAGGGAAGCCCAGCAAGCAGCTGCTTCCCTTCATCTACGCAGAGGCTCATTTAAGAAAAGCCCCCCTGGAAGCTGGTGAGGACAACACGATGATCATAAAAATCGGTTTTGCCGTTGCGGTATTAGTCCTTAGCGGATGCGATAACTCAAAAAACAATCAGTCATGCAGTGATGTGCGCCACATGGAGGACTCCCCCCAACGTAGGGAGCTAGCTTCCAAATGTCTTCGTAAGGGCGAATTCAAGAAAAGCCCTTCCCAAAGTTGGTAA
- a CDS encoding peroxidase, producing MTQVQSGILMEHCRFAIFMEAKVQGELDAIRQGCKQFCQSLQELQQKFPNEYLGAVIAFGSDIWHDLSGGKGANELKPFVPLGKAPMVAPATQRDLLIHIQSLRQDINFTLAQAAMAAFGDVITVEEETHGFRWVEERDFTGFIDGTENPQGDSRSEVAVIADGEEDAGGSYVLVQRYEHDLKKWQRIPEHKQEQIVGRTKHASEELPSDKRPETSHVSRVDLKENGKGLKILRQSLPYGTASGKHGLYFIAYCARLHNIEQQLLSMFGSIDGKHDLLLGFSKPVTGSYYFAPSLTQLLSL from the coding sequence ATGACTCAAGTTCAGAGTGGCATTCTGATGGAACATTGTCGTTTTGCCATTTTTATGGAAGCAAAAGTACAGGGCGAGCTAGATGCTATTCGTCAGGGGTGCAAACAATTCTGTCAGTCATTGCAGGAGTTACAGCAAAAATTTCCTAACGAGTATTTAGGTGCTGTGATTGCTTTTGGTTCTGATATTTGGCATGACCTATCCGGTGGTAAAGGGGCTAATGAGTTAAAACCTTTTGTGCCATTAGGCAAAGCACCAATGGTTGCCCCCGCAACACAACGCGATTTATTGATTCATATTCAGTCATTGCGTCAGGATATCAACTTTACTTTAGCCCAGGCCGCGATGGCTGCTTTTGGCGATGTGATCACCGTTGAAGAAGAGACACATGGCTTTCGCTGGGTAGAAGAACGTGATTTTACTGGTTTTATTGATGGCACCGAAAACCCACAAGGGGATAGCCGCTCGGAAGTGGCGGTGATTGCGGACGGTGAAGAAGATGCCGGTGGCAGCTATGTGTTAGTACAGCGTTATGAGCACGACCTGAAAAAATGGCAGCGTATTCCTGAACATAAGCAAGAGCAAATTGTTGGGCGTACCAAGCATGCCAGCGAAGAATTGCCATCAGATAAGCGCCCGGAGACCTCCCATGTTAGCCGGGTCGATTTAAAAGAAAATGGCAAAGGATTGAAAATTCTGCGTCAAAGCTTGCCTTACGGTACCGCCAGTGGCAAACACGGTTTGTACTTTATTGCTTATTGCGCACGCTTACATAATATCGAACAACAATTATTAAGTATGTTTGGCTCGATAGACGGTAAGCACGATCTGTTATTAGGTTTCAGTAAGCCAGTGACCGGTAGTTATTACTTCGCACCGTCGCTGACTCAATTATTATCGTTGTAA
- a CDS encoding ribbon-helix-helix protein, CopG family, whose translation MKQTISVKIAPEMKDRLAQLALTKDRSIHWLLTQAITRYVEQEERRESIKAASLDAWINFQMTGVGVPSKDVCDWLSDLAQGKYRNPPL comes from the coding sequence ATGAAACAGACGATATCAGTCAAGATCGCCCCAGAAATGAAAGACAGACTGGCGCAGCTTGCTCTCACGAAAGACCGCTCAATACACTGGTTATTGACGCAGGCTATTACGCGCTATGTAGAACAAGAGGAAAGGAGGGAATCGATCAAGGCTGCATCACTAGATGCCTGGATAAACTTTCAAATGACAGGGGTTGGAGTTCCATCAAAGGATGTTTGTGATTGGTTGTCCGATTTAGCACAAGGGAAATATCGAAACCCACCGCTCTGA
- the trbJ gene encoding P-type conjugative transfer protein TrbJ: MHCTKLAIATKFTLVIFMASTAVFPVSEIQAAGAGIPVMDVTNLSQNIMTAMESVAQTLKQIEQYKTQLQQYENMLQNTAAPAAYIWDQANSTINQLMGAIDTLSYYKQQVGNIDAYLAKYQNINFYRTSPCFSSNSCTPEQMQIMLNSQTYGSEAQKRANDAVLRGVDQQQTALQNDARQLVHLQQQAQGATGQMAAIQYANQLASAQTNQLLQIRGLLVAQQNADATRSAVITDREAQQAAASLHLRRGSFKKSPPGSW; the protein is encoded by the coding sequence ATGCATTGCACTAAGTTAGCGATAGCAACCAAGTTCACATTAGTCATCTTCATGGCGTCAACTGCCGTTTTCCCTGTTTCAGAAATTCAAGCGGCAGGGGCGGGTATCCCAGTGATGGATGTCACCAACCTCTCGCAAAACATCATGACCGCGATGGAAAGCGTGGCTCAAACGCTAAAACAAATTGAGCAATATAAAACCCAATTACAGCAGTACGAAAACATGCTGCAAAACACCGCAGCACCTGCGGCATATATCTGGGATCAGGCCAACAGCACCATCAACCAGTTGATGGGCGCAATTGATACTCTGAGTTACTACAAACAGCAGGTCGGCAACATTGATGCTTACTTGGCTAAATACCAGAACATCAATTTTTACCGAACATCCCCCTGCTTCAGCAGCAATAGCTGCACACCCGAACAGATGCAAATCATGCTGAATTCGCAAACCTATGGCTCAGAAGCACAAAAGAGGGCCAATGATGCAGTGCTTCGTGGTGTAGATCAGCAGCAAACCGCCTTACAAAATGATGCACGCCAATTAGTCCACTTACAGCAACAAGCTCAGGGCGCGACTGGACAGATGGCTGCAATCCAGTACGCCAATCAGTTAGCCAGTGCCCAAACTAATCAATTACTGCAAATCAGGGGGCTGTTAGTCGCCCAACAAAATGCTGATGCCACCCGTTCCGCAGTTATTACAGATAGGGAAGCCCAGCAAGCAGCTGCTTCCCTTCATCTACGCAGAGGCTCATTTAAGAAAAGCCCCCCTGGAAGCTGGTGA
- a CDS encoding RpoE-regulated lipoprotein yields MNIRPRLSGVRLLLLGAPLLLAGCSTMSGFSWSSLSPLNWFGSSSMQVTDQGVGGITATTALTESDIKEGLKGDFRLRSGMATNDGKLISFYQAMKENQIKLVISGQPKGTVERIDVLDKSIPSQWGVTIGTPFSELYKKAFGVCRKGSGDDSAQIECAAPDSKHVSYLFDGDWHGPEGLMPSDDTLQSWKVSKIIWRAKGE; encoded by the coding sequence ATGAATATTCGCCCACGGTTATCTGGGGTGAGATTGTTATTACTGGGTGCCCCTTTGTTGTTAGCCGGGTGCTCAACCATGTCAGGTTTTTCCTGGTCCAGTCTGTCACCACTGAATTGGTTTGGCAGCAGCAGTATGCAGGTGACTGATCAGGGTGTTGGCGGAATTACCGCCACTACTGCGTTGACTGAGAGTGACATCAAAGAGGGGTTAAAAGGCGATTTCCGGCTGCGTAGCGGTATGGCGACCAACGACGGTAAATTGATTTCCTTCTATCAGGCGATGAAAGAGAACCAAATCAAACTGGTTATCTCAGGGCAACCGAAAGGCACAGTAGAGCGCATTGATGTTTTGGATAAGTCTATTCCCAGCCAATGGGGTGTTACGATTGGTACACCATTTAGTGAACTATATAAAAAAGCCTTTGGTGTTTGCCGCAAAGGTAGCGGTGATGATAGTGCGCAAATAGAGTGTGCGGCACCGGACAGCAAGCACGTCAGCTATTTATTTGATGGCGACTGGCATGGTCCTGAAGGTTTAATGCCATCCGATGATACATTGCAAAGTTGGAAAGTGAGCAAGATTATCTGGCGAGCTAAAGGCGAATAA
- a CDS encoding sulfate/thiosulfate ABC transporter permease CysT, with product MLSASSKRVLPGFTLSLGSSLLYTCLILLLPLSALVMQVAQMSWTQYWEVITNPQVVAAYKVTLLAAGVASVFNAVFGMLMAWILTRYQFPGRSLLDGLMDLPFALPTAVAGLTLATLFSTTGWYGAWLNELGIKVSFTWLGIAVAMAFTSLPFVVRTVQPVLEELGPEYEEAAETLGASRWQSFRLVVMPELAPALLAGTALSFTRSLGEFGAVIFIAGNIAWKTEVTSLMIFIRLQEFDYPAASAIASVILAVSLVLLFGINTLQSRFGRRIGGH from the coding sequence ATGTTGTCGGCATCCAGTAAACGGGTTCTGCCCGGATTTACCCTCAGTCTCGGGAGCAGCCTGCTTTACACCTGCCTGATCTTATTATTACCGCTCAGCGCGTTAGTCATGCAGGTTGCACAGATGAGTTGGACCCAGTACTGGGAGGTGATTACTAACCCCCAAGTGGTCGCTGCTTATAAAGTGACCTTACTGGCCGCAGGCGTCGCCAGCGTATTTAATGCGGTTTTCGGTATGTTGATGGCGTGGATTCTGACCCGCTATCAGTTCCCCGGCCGCAGTTTGTTGGATGGTTTGATGGATTTGCCGTTCGCCTTACCCACGGCGGTGGCGGGTCTGACATTAGCAACGCTATTTTCGACCACCGGTTGGTACGGTGCCTGGTTGAACGAACTGGGGATTAAAGTCTCCTTTACCTGGTTGGGGATTGCCGTGGCGATGGCGTTTACCAGCTTGCCGTTTGTGGTGCGCACAGTACAACCGGTGTTGGAAGAATTGGGTCCCGAATATGAAGAAGCCGCGGAAACTCTCGGCGCCAGCCGTTGGCAGAGCTTCCGGCTGGTGGTGATGCCAGAACTGGCTCCGGCATTACTGGCAGGCACTGCTTTATCCTTTACCCGCAGTCTGGGGGAGTTTGGCGCAGTTATCTTTATCGCCGGTAACATTGCCTGGAAGACCGAAGTGACCTCGCTGATGATCTTCATCCGACTACAAGAATTTGATTACCCGGCTGCCAGTGCAATTGCTTCCGTTATTCTGGCCGTTTCATTGGTATTGCTGTTTGGTATTAACACGTTACAAAGCCGCTTTGGTCGGCGGATAGGCGGGCACTGA